From the Betaproteobacteria bacterium genome, the window GGCGCCGACCCTCCCATGCCGCCATACCCGCTCACGGCCGGCTGCTGGACCGGCGGCGCCATGAGCTCGTTGCGCAGCTCGCGCACCATCTGGAACTGCTGAAACACGGCCTGCTGCTCCTGCTGGACCAGGGCGAGCTCGTCGCGGATGCGCTTGGCCGGGTCCGCCTGCGCGAGCGTCGCAGCCGGGATCATCACGGACAGCACGCAGAGCGTCACCGCGAGCCGGAGGTGCCAGCGGCGACCGATGGACGCGGGAGAACGGGTGAACATGGCAATCATCGCTTTCGACGCGGAACGCGCCCCACGGACGGCAAACGGCGATTAGAACGCAATCCGCAGCCGGTCGCCACCCGCCGCGTCAGATCTCGACCTGCGTGCCCAACTCGACGACGTTCTCCGTCGGAATCCGGAAAAAGTCGGTGGCATTCTGCGCGTTGCGCGACATGAGCGCGAACAGCTTCTCGCGCCAGACCGCGATTCCCGGCTGCAGACTCGGCAGGATCGTTTCGCGGCTCACGAAGAACGACACCTGCCTCAGGTCGACCGGGAACTCGCTGCTGCGGCAGCACTCGAGCGCTGCGGGCACGTTCGGCGCCTCCATGAAGCCGTAGCGGATGAGCAGCCGGAAGAAGCCCTTGCCGAGCGGGATAAGTTCGACGCGGCGGGCCTCGGGCACGTAGGGAATCTCCTCCGTGATCACCGTCGCGATCACGGTGCGCTGGTGCAGCACGAGGTTGTGCTTCAGGTTGTGCAGCAATGCGGAAGGGATGAGATCCGAGCGGGCCGTCAGGAACACGGCACTGCGCGCGACCCGCGGCACGCTCTCGTCTACCTGGGCGAGAAACACCTTCTCCGCGACGTCGAGCTTCGACATCTGGCGAAACAGGAGCGCCCGCCCGCGCTTCCACGTGGTCAGCACGGTGAACGACAGCACCCCGATGAACACGGGGAACCAGCCGCCGTGCGCGAACTTGATGATGTTGGCGCTGAAAAACGCAAAATCCACCAGCAGGAATGCGCCCATCAGCGGCAGCGCGAGCCATCGGCTCCAGCGCCACATCAGGACCATCACAAACGTCACCAGGATGGTGTCGATCATCATCGTGCCGGTGACGGCGATGCCGTAGGCGGCGGCCAGATTGCTCGAAGACTGGAAGAACACCACGAGTGCCATCACGGCGAGAAACAACGTGAGATTGGTGAACGGCACGTAGATCTGCCCGCGCTCCCTGTGCGAAGTCTGGACGATCGCCATGCGCGGCAGGTAGCCGAGTTGTACCGCTTGCCGCGCCACCGAGAACGACCCGGAAATGACCGCTTGTGAGGCGATCACCGTCGCCAGGGTCGCCAGGACCACGAGCGGCAGGATCGCCCACGTCGGCGCGAGCAGGAAAAACGGATTCTGGATGGCGGCGTGCTCGCGCAGCAGCAGCGCACCCTGCCCGTAATAGTTGAGGATCAGCGCCGGCATCACGAA encodes:
- a CDS encoding potassium transporter Kup, which codes for MRTLILGTIGIVFGDIGTSPLYALKETMAGHHPIAVAEASVLGVLSLIFWAVMLLVSAKYVALIMRADNRGEGGSLALLALVTGLTKRSRWRPVVTALGIFAAALFYGDSMITPAISVLSAVEGLEVVTPALKAYVLPITCAVLVVLFWIQSRGTGTIGLLFGPIMCVWFACLGVLGILSIVETPAVLAALNPMHAVHLVAVNPTQSFLALGAVVLAVTGGEALYTDMGHFGRFPIRLTWFGFVMPALILNYYGQGALLLREHAAIQNPFFLLAPTWAILPLVVLATLATVIASQAVISGSFSVARQAVQLGYLPRMAIVQTSHRERGQIYVPFTNLTLFLAVMALVVFFQSSSNLAAAYGIAVTGTMMIDTILVTFVMVLMWRWSRWLALPLMGAFLLVDFAFFSANIIKFAHGGWFPVFIGVLSFTVLTTWKRGRALLFRQMSKLDVAEKVFLAQVDESVPRVARSAVFLTARSDLIPSALLHNLKHNLVLHQRTVIATVITEEIPYVPEARRVELIPLGKGFFRLLIRYGFMEAPNVPAALECCRSSEFPVDLRQVSFFVSRETILPSLQPGIAVWREKLFALMSRNAQNATDFFRIPTENVVELGTQVEI